A single region of the Amphiprion ocellaris isolate individual 3 ecotype Okinawa chromosome 4, ASM2253959v1, whole genome shotgun sequence genome encodes:
- the akt3b gene encoding RAC-gamma serine/threonine-protein kinase, which yields MSDQNVVKEGWVQKRGEYIKNWRPRYFLLKTDGSFIGYKDKPQDSDLAYPLNNFSVAKCQLMKTERPKPNTFIIRCLQWTTVIERTFHVDTPDERDEWAEAIQMVAESLAKQEEEGILCSPTSQIENVNEEEMDTSISHYKRKTMNDFDYLKLLGKGTFGKVILVREKASGTYYAMKILKKEVIIAKDEVAHTLTESRVLKNTRHPFLTSLKYSFQTKDRLCFVMEYVNGGELFFHLSRERVFSEDRTRFYGAEIVSALDYLHSAKIVYRDLKLENLMLDKDGHIKITDFGLCKEGITDTATMKTFCGTPEYLAPEVLEDNDYGRAVDWWGLGVVTYEMMCGRLPFYNQDHEKLFELILMEEIKFPRTLSADAKSLLSGLLIKDPNKRLGGGPDDAKEIMRHSFFGTIDWQDVYDKKLVPPFQPQVSSETDTRYFDEEFTAQTITITPPEKYDEDGMDAADNERRPHFPQFSYSASGRE from the exons GCGAATATATCAAGAATTGGCGACCGCGCTACTTTCTGCTGAAGACAGACGGCTCTTTCATTGGCTACAAGGACAAACCGCAGGACTCTGACCTGGCCTACCCGCTCAACAACTTCTCTGTAGCAA AATGTCAGCTGATGAAGACGGAGCGACCCAAGCCGAACACCTTCATCATCCGCTGTCTGCAGTGGACCACCGTCATCGAGAGGACTTTTCACGTCGACACTCCTGATGAGAG GGACGAATGGGCCGAGGCCATCCAGATGGTAGCAGAGTCGCTGgcaaagcaggaggaggagggcatcCTGTGCAGCCCCACGTCCCAGATCGAGAACGTCAACGAGGAGGAGATGGATACCTCCATCAGCCACTACAAACGAAAG ACAATGAATGACTTTGACTATCTGAAGCTTCTGGGCAAAGGCACTTTTGGAAAAGTCATTCTGGTGAGGGAGAAGGCAAGTGGCACCTACTATGCCATGAAGATCCTCAAGAAAGAAGTCATTATAGCCAAG GATGAAGTggctcacacactcacagaaaGTAGGGTATTAAAAAACACTCGGCATCCATTCCTAACT TCTCTGAAGTACTCGTTCCAGACCAAGGATCGGCTGTGCTTTGTAATGGAGTACGTCAACGGAGGAGAG ctgTTTTTCCACTTGTCAAGAGAAAGAGTGTTCTCGGAGGACCGCACCCGTTTCTACGGCGCTGAGATCGTATCTGCTTTAGACTACCTACATTCTGCCAAGATCGTCTACCGTGATTTGAAG CTGGAGAACCTCATGTTGGACAAAGATGGCCACATCAAGATCACTGACTTTGGCCTCTGCAAAGAAGGCATCACTGACACTGCCACAATGAAGACCTTCTGTGGAACACCGGAGTATCTGGCTcctgag GTGCTGGAGGACAACGACTATGGGCGGGCAGTGGACTGGTGGGGTTTGGGCGTGGTGACGTATGAGATGATGTGTGGCCGCCTGCCGTTCTACAACCAGGACCACGAGAAGCTGTTTGAGCTCATTCTCATGGAGGAGATCAAGTTTCCACGAACCCTTTCAGCCGATGCCAAGTCGCTGCTGTCAGGGCTGCTCATCAAGGACCCCAACAAACG GCTCGGCGGTGGACCGGATGACGCTAAGGAGATCATGCGGCACAGTTTCTTTGGCACAATCGACTGGCAGGACGTCTACGACAAGAAG CTGGTCCCACCCTTCCAGCCTCAGGTCAGCTCAGAGACGGACACGCGCTACTTCGACGAAGAGTTCACAGCACAGACCATCACCATCACTCCACCGGAAAAGT